One genomic window of Blastopirellula retiformator includes the following:
- a CDS encoding transposase, with amino-acid sequence MFRRVLSVIPPGVYFRMLFVGYFEGIDSQRGIAWRCGDSLSLRQFLGYTLKEATPDHSSLTRVRDRLSLEVHEQVFACVLAVAEKHRLLVGRTALVDSTTLEANAAMKSIVRKDTGEDWQAYLKRLMQEAGVIGEDDEPTEEELRRFDKNRKDKKASNKEWGSRTDPDSRITKMKDGRTHLAYKAEHVVDADSDLLLAATVYQADQADTETLLESLLIAQVFLIISQQEPKRIEDAVADKGYHSNQVLADCAACHVRTYLPEPKRKKHRWTDKPAAWQVNYRNNRRRVEGERGRQLSRQRSEMIERSFAHVCETGGARRTWLRGLEKINKRYQIQTAARNLGVMMRRLFGIGKPRVLQGGPAADLAACFSCWTAFVASCSPSLLLKRREHHRSSFAKTPHIVLSI; translated from the coding sequence CGATAGCCAACGCGGGATTGCCTGGCGGTGCGGCGATTCGCTCTCACTGCGACAGTTCCTGGGCTACACCTTGAAAGAAGCCACGCCCGACCATTCCAGCCTCACGCGGGTTCGCGACCGCTTGAGTCTGGAGGTTCACGAGCAAGTCTTCGCCTGTGTTCTGGCGGTGGCGGAGAAGCATCGGTTGTTGGTGGGTCGGACGGCCCTCGTCGACTCCACGACCCTGGAAGCCAACGCGGCCATGAAGAGCATCGTCCGCAAAGACACTGGCGAAGATTGGCAAGCCTATTTGAAACGCTTGATGCAAGAAGCCGGCGTGATCGGTGAAGACGACGAACCGACGGAGGAGGAACTTCGGCGGTTCGACAAAAACCGCAAGGATAAGAAAGCGAGCAACAAGGAGTGGGGGTCCCGGACGGACCCGGACAGCCGGATCACGAAGATGAAAGACGGCCGCACGCACCTGGCTTATAAAGCGGAGCATGTGGTCGATGCTGACAGTGATTTGCTGTTGGCCGCGACGGTTTATCAGGCCGATCAAGCGGACACGGAGACGCTGCTTGAGAGTTTGCTGATCGCTCAAGTGTTTCTGATTATCTCGCAGCAAGAGCCGAAGCGGATCGAAGACGCCGTGGCGGACAAGGGCTATCATAGCAACCAGGTATTAGCCGATTGTGCCGCTTGCCACGTGCGAACCTATCTCCCCGAACCGAAACGCAAGAAGCATCGTTGGACGGACAAGCCAGCGGCCTGGCAAGTCAACTATCGCAACAACCGTCGCCGCGTGGAAGGCGAGCGGGGTCGACAGCTGAGCCGCCAACGCAGCGAGATGATTGAACGAAGTTTCGCTCACGTATGCGAAACGGGGGGAGCCCGACGCACCTGGCTCAGGGGACTCGAGAAAATCAACAAACGCTATCAGATTCAGACGGCAGCGAGAAATTTGGGAGTGATGATGCGTCGATTGTTCGGAATCGGCAAGCCGCGGGTGCTGCAAGGAGGCCCTGCGGCCGATTTGGCCGCGTGTTTTTCGTGTTGGACGGCCTTCGTCGCCTCATGCAGTCCCTCTTTGCTATTAAAACGCCGAGAACACCATCGGTCGAGCTTCGCAAAAACTCCACACATCGTCCTCAGCATTTAA
- a CDS encoding helix-turn-helix domain-containing protein, producing the protein MAKRADILKRFGQRVRELRKEQGYSQEGFAYECELDRTYIGGIERGERNVALKNIERIAETLGITVAELMDGV; encoded by the coding sequence ATGGCGAAACGAGCGGACATTTTGAAACGATTCGGACAACGAGTCCGTGAGCTGCGAAAAGAGCAAGGCTATTCGCAGGAAGGGTTTGCGTACGAATGCGAACTGGATCGAACGTACATCGGCGGCATCGAACGTGGTGAACGGAATGTGGCACTTAAGAACATCGAGCGCATCGCGGAAACGCTGGGGATCACGGTCGCTGAACTGATGGATGGTGTTTGA
- a CDS encoding AAA family ATPase, producing the protein MNLNQHLSELIRACFTGIWLQSHEHDDALQEIARLCRAEDWNLVSWDIESGLVLPGGVVADETSGNDPLGAIRAVNSLADGETPTLLVLANYHRFLGSAEIAQAMHRQIVAGKNNRISLIVLSPVVQIPAELEKQFVVIEYELPTREQLTEIAEGIATEADEMPTGSDREMVLDAASGLTRMEAENAFSLSLVRHGRITPESVWELKSNTIKKSGLLSLHQSEDDFNTLGGLDSLKAFCKRSLLRTTSSDTKYLPRGVLLLGVPGTGKSAFAKALGKETGRPTLILDIGKLMGSLVGATEQNIRQALKIADAMAPCILFIDELEKALSGATGSGQADSGVSSRLFGTLLSWMNDHTSNVYVIATCNDISKLPPELTRAERFDGIVFLDLPGAEQKKRIWNQYVEYFEVDAEQTRPDDRDWTGAEIRSCCRLAALLDVPLTQAATNVVPIAATASESVQSLRTWASGRCLDAESGGIYHHTSKKRRRKVSRDASLN; encoded by the coding sequence ATGAACCTGAACCAACACTTATCCGAACTCATCAGAGCCTGTTTCACCGGGATCTGGCTTCAGAGTCATGAACATGACGATGCGCTGCAGGAGATCGCCAGGCTCTGCCGCGCTGAAGACTGGAACCTGGTGTCCTGGGACATCGAGAGTGGCCTGGTCCTTCCCGGCGGAGTTGTAGCTGATGAGACAAGCGGCAACGATCCGCTGGGGGCGATTCGAGCGGTAAACTCTCTTGCCGATGGCGAGACGCCGACGCTCCTCGTCCTGGCAAACTACCATCGCTTCCTCGGTTCTGCAGAGATTGCGCAGGCCATGCATCGGCAGATCGTTGCCGGCAAGAATAACCGCATCAGCTTGATTGTGCTCTCGCCCGTCGTACAGATTCCAGCCGAGCTTGAGAAGCAGTTTGTGGTGATCGAATACGAGCTGCCGACGCGCGAACAACTGACCGAGATCGCAGAAGGGATTGCGACTGAGGCTGATGAGATGCCGACCGGTTCTGACCGTGAAATGGTGCTTGATGCCGCGTCGGGACTAACTCGCATGGAAGCCGAGAACGCCTTCAGCCTGAGTCTAGTCCGCCACGGTCGCATCACGCCCGAGTCCGTGTGGGAACTCAAATCGAACACGATCAAGAAGTCCGGGCTGTTGAGCCTGCATCAATCCGAAGACGACTTCAATACGCTCGGCGGTCTCGACAGTCTCAAAGCGTTCTGCAAGAGGTCGCTGCTACGGACAACTTCTTCCGACACGAAATACTTGCCGCGCGGTGTGCTTCTTTTGGGTGTTCCGGGAACTGGAAAATCGGCGTTCGCGAAGGCACTCGGAAAGGAAACTGGACGGCCAACACTGATACTAGACATCGGCAAGTTGATGGGCAGTCTGGTAGGTGCGACTGAGCAGAATATCCGCCAAGCATTGAAAATCGCTGACGCGATGGCTCCCTGTATCTTGTTCATCGACGAACTGGAAAAGGCGCTGAGTGGAGCCACTGGTAGCGGGCAAGCGGACTCCGGCGTCTCGTCGCGATTGTTTGGGACATTGCTATCGTGGATGAACGATCACACGTCCAACGTCTACGTGATCGCCACCTGTAATGATATCTCCAAACTCCCGCCGGAATTGACTCGTGCCGAGCGTTTCGACGGAATTGTTTTTCTTGACCTGCCCGGCGCGGAGCAGAAAAAACGCATCTGGAATCAGTACGTCGAATACTTCGAGGTCGATGCTGAGCAGACGCGACCCGATGATAGAGACTGGACCGGCGCAGAAATTCGATCGTGTTGCCGATTAGCCGCGTTGTTGGATGTACCGTTGACTCAGGCCGCGACCAATGTGGTTCCCATCGCAGCAACAGCCTCCGAGTCGGTGCAGTCGCTCCGTACCTGGGCCAGTGGCCGCTGCCTTGATGCCGAAAGCGGCGGCATCTACCACCACACGTCAAAGAAACGTCGGCGCAAGGTCAGCCGTGACGCTTCCTTGAATTGA
- a CDS encoding ATP-dependent endonuclease, protein MEGVNDIEFLRRISPILHQSDPSLPNLAELEALGKLIFIPFGGGHVRAWSDRLAPLNLPEFHLYDHELPPETEYRQEAADCVNQREHCSAVLTRKRSLENYLHPQAIEIAGGFPISFDDFDCVADLAAKCLYQQGVIDKPWELQSLRARSRMANRAKRWLNTVAVGHMTPELLRERDANGELIGWFRTMSSMIDEPQPTQTEETE, encoded by the coding sequence GTGGAAGGGGTCAACGACATCGAGTTTCTGCGGCGAATTTCCCCCATTCTTCATCAATCTGATCCGTCACTCCCCAACCTGGCTGAGCTTGAAGCACTTGGGAAGTTGATCTTCATTCCCTTTGGTGGCGGTCATGTACGGGCATGGAGTGATCGGCTGGCTCCGTTGAACCTGCCCGAGTTCCATCTCTACGACCACGAGTTGCCGCCTGAAACAGAATATCGTCAGGAAGCAGCCGACTGCGTCAATCAGCGGGAACACTGCTCAGCTGTGCTGACCCGGAAACGGAGCCTGGAGAACTACCTGCATCCGCAAGCCATTGAAATTGCAGGCGGGTTCCCCATTTCGTTTGATGACTTTGACTGTGTCGCAGACCTCGCAGCCAAGTGCTTGTATCAACAGGGTGTCATCGACAAACCATGGGAGCTGCAATCGCTGCGAGCCCGCAGTCGCATGGCCAACCGCGCCAAACGTTGGCTCAACACCGTTGCTGTCGGTCACATGACACCTGAGTTGCTGCGTGAACGCGATGCCAATGGCGAGCTCATCGGTTGGTTCCGCACGATGTCCTCGATGATTGACGAACCCCAACCAACTCAAACAGAGGAGACTGAATGA
- a CDS encoding DUF2997 domain-containing protein, translating into MKTIEIIVSPKGETRLETKGYSGAECQDASRFLEQALGKRTKEQLTSEFHTSQTQHQNTQQET; encoded by the coding sequence ATGAAGACGATCGAAATCATTGTCTCACCAAAAGGTGAAACACGACTCGAAACGAAAGGTTACTCTGGTGCCGAATGTCAGGACGCGAGTCGATTTTTAGAACAAGCACTTGGAAAGCGAACAAAGGAGCAACTGACTTCAGAATTTCACACGTCTCAGACCCAACATCAAAACACACAACAGGAGACCTGA
- a CDS encoding DUF1257 domain-containing protein — MSHIVTISTQVRDPVALSAACSRLSLPLPTVGTAKLFTTEATGHCIQLPKWRYPVVCHLETGQLSYDNYEGRWGDQQYLNRLVQAYAVEKTLLEARRAGHSVVEQALEDGSVKLTMQTGGAA; from the coding sequence ATGTCGCACATTGTGACAATTTCAACGCAGGTTCGTGATCCCGTTGCACTCAGCGCAGCCTGTTCGCGACTCTCGCTGCCGTTGCCGACCGTTGGTACGGCAAAACTTTTTACTACCGAAGCGACTGGGCACTGTATTCAGCTTCCCAAGTGGCGGTACCCGGTCGTGTGTCATCTCGAAACCGGCCAGCTCAGCTACGACAACTACGAAGGTCGTTGGGGTGACCAACAGTATTTGAATCGACTGGTTCAAGCCTACGCGGTTGAGAAAACTCTGCTGGAAGCGAGGCGTGCTGGTCACTCGGTTGTCGAGCAGGCACTCGAGGACGGCTCTGTGAAATTGACCATGCAAACTGGAGGTGCCGCATGA
- a CDS encoding recombinase family protein: MNTQISEAGSINAELTRETHQWWMEAAESADIDLTDFNPAAPLTDRIAWALRNNLAIGTIYTRYSTKLQDSTADQTKTNVEHAASIGIYCPPEYVCIDEGQRGCKTRRDGLDRMLFILRQRLATVLLVFKASRLYRQAYRGYQLIQQEVVEEGLRAISVTQQIDTIDSKQWKMLFQIHGIADEMLIEATSDHVRSGLRGLFARGYTVGAIPVGYRRKEIPEAPLTNRGLPRTAPEIDPDVGPKIKEHFEMIRDGVPIRQGWLKWVEEGLPNDPRSTSPHMTYVAYRNMLERDAYRGDWEFGRNRNQYSTKKDYTQQIEQPDEEVEMMQCEELRIVDDELFYAVQEILDDLKTGPHGPREAKDAQLWDLVTDVFYCAYCEVRYYVAGANGQGMRCKNGDLCPCKSTVRREDAVKAICEKLQALIAQDAELIEGVILEAQQLDSQGDQQLEAEIESSQRKLASLERKLTDYLDLAGQGSDEDREEMKARIRSVRAERNTARAEVTRLQHAFTSASDVITADEIRDSLSQLSGLLYDGAAGTLGEDAVYEAVEIFRLLVGGRISVHVEQRAGRKRTNVRGTFTPRLLDAVSNRALTPSSDDHDQNEVSVWLRKPPRVDLLAERVHELIDIEHLSHRDTAKQLQREGHKVNSGNVWYSYRRWYEMEGLEPPKLPYNNGHKRNSA; encoded by the coding sequence ATGAATACGCAGATTTCAGAAGCGGGAAGTATCAACGCAGAACTGACCCGTGAAACACACCAGTGGTGGATGGAGGCGGCAGAGAGTGCCGACATCGACTTGACAGATTTTAATCCTGCCGCACCACTGACCGATCGGATCGCGTGGGCGCTGCGCAACAACCTTGCGATTGGCACGATCTATACGCGTTACAGCACGAAGCTACAAGACAGCACCGCCGATCAAACGAAGACCAACGTCGAGCATGCCGCGTCGATAGGCATTTACTGCCCGCCCGAATACGTCTGTATTGATGAAGGGCAACGCGGATGCAAGACGCGGCGCGATGGACTTGATCGCATGCTGTTCATCCTGCGGCAACGACTGGCGACGGTGCTGTTGGTGTTCAAAGCGTCTCGTCTTTACCGGCAGGCGTATCGTGGATATCAATTGATCCAGCAGGAGGTCGTGGAAGAAGGTTTGCGAGCCATCTCGGTGACGCAGCAGATCGACACGATCGACAGCAAACAGTGGAAGATGCTGTTCCAGATTCACGGCATCGCCGATGAAATGCTGATTGAAGCGACGTCGGACCATGTCCGTTCTGGGCTGCGAGGCTTGTTCGCTCGGGGTTATACGGTGGGCGCGATTCCGGTTGGTTATCGTCGTAAAGAAATCCCTGAAGCACCGCTCACCAATCGAGGACTACCACGAACGGCACCGGAGATTGATCCGGATGTTGGTCCGAAGATCAAGGAACACTTCGAGATGATTCGCGATGGTGTTCCGATTCGACAAGGCTGGTTGAAATGGGTGGAGGAGGGATTGCCCAACGATCCACGTTCAACCAGCCCGCACATGACCTATGTGGCCTATCGCAACATGCTCGAACGGGACGCCTATCGCGGCGACTGGGAGTTCGGTCGCAATCGCAATCAGTACTCCACAAAGAAAGATTACACGCAGCAGATCGAGCAGCCTGATGAGGAGGTCGAGATGATGCAGTGTGAAGAGTTGCGAATCGTCGATGATGAGCTGTTCTACGCAGTGCAGGAAATCCTCGATGACCTGAAGACAGGTCCGCACGGTCCCCGCGAGGCGAAGGATGCTCAGCTTTGGGATCTTGTCACGGACGTTTTCTACTGCGCTTATTGTGAGGTACGTTATTATGTGGCCGGAGCCAATGGTCAGGGGATGCGTTGCAAGAACGGGGACCTATGTCCGTGTAAGTCGACTGTCCGCCGCGAAGATGCGGTGAAAGCGATCTGTGAGAAACTGCAAGCGTTGATTGCGCAGGATGCAGAACTGATCGAAGGAGTGATTCTCGAAGCTCAGCAGCTTGACAGCCAAGGTGACCAGCAGTTGGAGGCGGAGATCGAATCGAGCCAGCGGAAACTGGCTTCGCTCGAACGCAAGCTGACCGATTATCTCGATCTGGCTGGTCAGGGCAGCGATGAAGACCGCGAAGAGATGAAAGCGCGCATTCGCAGCGTTCGTGCCGAGCGGAATACTGCACGAGCAGAAGTGACTCGTCTGCAACATGCCTTCACGTCAGCTTCGGATGTCATCACCGCAGATGAGATTCGCGACTCATTGTCTCAGCTCTCTGGGCTACTGTATGACGGTGCCGCAGGAACGCTGGGAGAAGATGCCGTGTACGAGGCTGTGGAGATTTTTCGATTGCTGGTTGGTGGCCGAATCAGCGTTCACGTCGAACAGCGAGCCGGACGAAAACGGACCAACGTTCGGGGTACGTTCACGCCGCGACTGCTCGATGCGGTTTCCAATCGGGCGCTTACCCCGTCCAGTGACGACCACGACCAAAACGAAGTCTCAGTCTGGCTCCGCAAGCCGCCGCGCGTGGACCTGCTCGCCGAACGCGTTCACGAGTTGATTGATATCGAACATCTCAGTCATCGGGACACAGCCAAGCAATTGCAACGAGAGGGTCACAAGGTGAACTCGGGCAATGTCTGGTATTCATATCGTCGCTGGTATGAGATGGAGGGACTCGAACCACCCAAACTGCCCTACAACAACGGTCACAAACGTAACTCTGCCTAA
- a CDS encoding MerR family transcriptional regulator, with the protein MNLLTSQQAAEVLGISVLTLYDWLGQSDVGEFEIRGERVTIVYYQGGRKGQGRIRIEEAEVRRLLSLMRSTPKPQRRRQSLKKKSNAFQHITAKLGRPDD; encoded by the coding sequence ATGAACCTGCTCACGTCACAACAAGCCGCCGAAGTGCTCGGGATCAGCGTCCTGACGCTCTACGATTGGCTTGGGCAATCCGACGTAGGTGAATTTGAGATTCGTGGCGAGCGGGTGACGATCGTTTACTACCAAGGCGGTCGCAAAGGTCAGGGACGTATCCGCATCGAAGAAGCAGAAGTGCGTCGACTGCTGTCCTTGATGCGATCAACGCCCAAACCACAACGCAGACGACAGTCTTTGAAGAAGAAGTCCAACGCATTTCAACACATCACGGCCAAACTTGGTCGCCCAGACGACTAA
- a CDS encoding tyrosine-type recombinase/integrase, whose translation MTNLSSVRLRVLRSECGRSPPNIFQNKDQGTTGGNPYFGPLAARNRTRFRPILSNFITLRSIPSGNWENTERHSEMARKRKQRRQQHGSAWHWKQTDCWYFTEPGTKKRVALFDDDGGRIRGKENKEAAKLALARIKLVDELSPPVTAANQKWTVARVFEVYLADLHKTANPEWSKQVQNWLNDLCAYCGALSVDEFKKKHLRNWIQKKITWNHNTQRNVIASVKAAFNFCCKFDDLEANPVAGYEKPTATPRIVAFTPEEEERLYEGANEAFGQFIKACILTGARPYSELAKITADHVVETPQGMYYLLKARSADGKSGHKTGKKTGKDRRIMLCEEMELLTRKLMLTAPKGSGFPLFRSTHGRQWKRCNCVQHFCLLRKKIDLPKEKSLYAARHTFAKRTLSGYYTGKPVSIEVLAGLMGNTPSVAWRHYAQWADEYNSPLWEALGKKPSRKHAG comes from the coding sequence ATGACGAATCTTTCTAGTGTGAGATTGCGCGTGCTGCGATCTGAGTGCGGTCGCTCGCCGCCAAACATCTTTCAAAACAAAGACCAAGGGACCACGGGCGGCAACCCGTATTTTGGCCCCTTGGCGGCAAGGAACCGAACACGGTTCCGGCCGATATTGTCCAACTTCATTACTCTTAGGTCAATTCCCAGCGGCAACTGGGAGAACACTGAAAGGCATTCAGAAATGGCAAGGAAACGAAAACAGCGTCGCCAGCAGCACGGGTCTGCGTGGCATTGGAAGCAGACGGACTGCTGGTACTTCACCGAACCGGGCACGAAAAAACGAGTCGCCCTCTTCGATGATGATGGGGGGCGAATTCGTGGCAAAGAAAACAAAGAGGCTGCAAAGCTCGCCCTCGCTCGGATCAAACTGGTGGACGAACTGAGTCCGCCAGTGACGGCAGCGAACCAGAAGTGGACGGTCGCTCGAGTGTTTGAGGTCTACCTCGCGGACCTGCACAAGACTGCAAATCCGGAGTGGTCGAAGCAAGTTCAGAATTGGCTCAACGACCTCTGTGCATATTGCGGCGCGTTGTCAGTCGATGAGTTCAAGAAGAAGCACCTTCGCAACTGGATTCAGAAGAAGATCACCTGGAACCACAACACACAACGGAATGTCATTGCCTCGGTGAAAGCGGCGTTCAATTTCTGTTGCAAGTTTGATGACCTTGAAGCAAACCCGGTGGCAGGGTACGAAAAGCCCACGGCAACACCGAGAATTGTCGCCTTTACGCCAGAGGAAGAAGAGCGGCTCTACGAAGGAGCCAACGAAGCCTTTGGCCAGTTCATCAAAGCGTGCATACTTACGGGAGCACGGCCCTATTCAGAGCTCGCGAAGATCACGGCGGATCACGTCGTCGAGACGCCGCAGGGAATGTACTATCTGCTGAAGGCTCGTTCGGCGGACGGAAAGTCGGGTCACAAGACCGGAAAGAAGACGGGTAAGGATCGACGAATCATGTTGTGCGAGGAGATGGAACTGCTCACTCGCAAGCTGATGTTGACGGCTCCGAAAGGCTCGGGTTTTCCGTTGTTTCGATCGACGCATGGCAGGCAATGGAAACGCTGCAACTGCGTGCAGCACTTCTGTCTGCTCCGGAAGAAGATCGACCTTCCCAAAGAGAAGAGTTTGTACGCGGCTCGTCACACGTTCGCGAAGCGCACCCTTTCGGGATACTACACGGGCAAGCCGGTTTCAATTGAGGTGCTGGCGGGTTTAATGGGGAACACACCGTCGGTCGCTTGGCGTCACTATGCGCAATGGGCGGACGAATACAATAGTCCCTTGTGGGAAGCATTGGGGAAGAAGCCGTCGAGGAAGCACGCAGGATAA
- a CDS encoding arylsulfatase encodes MADDMGYSDLGCYGGDIETPNLDKLAAGGVKFTNFYNTARCWPTRGALLSGYYAQQIHRDALPKLGGGGRGVRQNWARLLPDYLKPYGYRNYHSGKWHIDGKVLAAGFDRSLDMRNQGNFFTAKGNFEDDKPVKPAADESDYYSTIAVVDHAIDCLKEHSDKYADQPFFHYVAFIAPHFPLHALPEDIAKYRDNYLKGWDKVRQERFARLQEMGLLNTSLSALEPEVGPPYAFPDAIKKLGPGEINRPLPWTDLTDEQRRFQATKMAIHAAMVDRMDQEIGRLVEHLKAMGEYENTLILFASDNGASAEIMVRHGGHDPSAPMGSAASYLCLGPGFSSAANTPFRRHKTWVHEGGISTPLIAHWPSGIKARGELRNTPAHVIDIVPTILETVGAEKPAEWEGETIPAAPGKSLVPALAKDVTIDRDYIWWLHEGNRAIRVGNWKLVAAEGDAWELYDLSVDRAESSNLASQNPEKAKQLEALWTKQLEASIELAKKSTK; translated from the coding sequence ATGGCCGATGACATGGGCTACTCCGATCTCGGTTGCTATGGCGGCGATATCGAAACGCCTAATCTCGACAAGCTGGCCGCCGGCGGAGTGAAGTTCACCAACTTTTACAACACGGCCCGCTGTTGGCCGACTCGCGGGGCGCTGCTGTCCGGGTACTACGCCCAACAGATTCACCGCGACGCGCTGCCGAAGCTCGGCGGCGGAGGACGGGGCGTTCGGCAGAACTGGGCTCGGCTATTGCCCGACTATTTGAAGCCGTATGGTTATCGCAACTATCACAGCGGCAAGTGGCACATCGACGGCAAGGTGCTGGCCGCCGGGTTCGATCGTTCGCTCGACATGCGGAACCAGGGGAATTTCTTTACAGCGAAGGGGAACTTTGAAGACGACAAACCGGTCAAGCCGGCCGCGGATGAGTCCGACTACTACTCGACGATCGCGGTGGTCGATCATGCGATCGATTGCTTGAAAGAACATTCCGACAAATACGCCGACCAACCTTTCTTTCACTACGTCGCCTTCATCGCGCCTCACTTTCCGCTGCACGCGCTGCCGGAAGATATCGCCAAGTATCGCGACAACTATCTGAAGGGGTGGGACAAGGTTCGCCAGGAACGTTTCGCCCGGCTGCAAGAGATGGGATTGCTCAACACGTCTCTCTCGGCGCTCGAGCCGGAAGTCGGTCCTCCTTACGCTTTCCCTGATGCGATTAAAAAACTGGGCCCCGGCGAGATCAATCGCCCGCTTCCCTGGACCGATCTGACCGACGAGCAGCGCCGCTTTCAGGCGACCAAGATGGCGATTCACGCGGCGATGGTCGATCGGATGGATCAAGAGATCGGCCGCCTGGTCGAGCATCTCAAAGCGATGGGCGAGTACGAGAACACGCTGATCCTCTTCGCATCCGACAACGGCGCCAGCGCCGAGATCATGGTCCGGCATGGCGGGCATGACCCCAGTGCTCCGATGGGAAGCGCCGCGTCTTACTTGTGCTTGGGCCCTGGTTTCTCCAGCGCCGCCAACACGCCGTTTCGTCGCCACAAGACTTGGGTGCATGAAGGGGGAATCAGCACGCCGCTGATCGCCCATTGGCCGAGCGGCATCAAAGCCCGCGGCGAACTCCGCAACACGCCAGCCCACGTGATCGACATCGTCCCGACGATTCTAGAAACGGTCGGCGCCGAAAAACCGGCCGAGTGGGAAGGCGAAACCATTCCCGCCGCGCCCGGCAAGAGTCTGGTACCGGCGCTCGCCAAAGACGTGACGATCGACCGCGACTACATCTGGTGGCTGCACGAAGGAAACCGCGCCATCCGCGTCGGCAACTGGAAACTGGTCGCCGCCGAAGGGGACGCGTGGGAACTGTACGACCTAAGCGTCGACCGGGCCGAGTCGAGCAACCTGGCGTCGCAGAATCCCGAGAAGGCGAAACAGCTGGAAGCTCTGTGGACCAAGCAGCTAGAAGCGTCGATCGAGCTGGCGAAGAAGTCCACAAAATAG
- a CDS encoding ankyrin repeat domain-containing protein, producing the protein MEEPPESLEDALGSAVWRQDLDAVQRLLGAGANPNIPGTNGGWSPLRLAGEHDETGEIVRALVAAGADVNLQDEHDGSTPLHQAVDMAIDGTIQMNRAEIDWTTVGVYLELGADLNIADHRGRTAADIAAAYGDNAERSFDEFLRTPEAQAESAWLRLALHCFCRSGLGLTLRCYRASQRIPQAKA; encoded by the coding sequence ATGGAGGAGCCGCCTGAATCGCTGGAAGACGCGCTTGGTAGTGCGGTTTGGCGGCAGGACCTCGACGCGGTTCAGCGATTGCTAGGCGCTGGCGCTAATCCGAATATTCCAGGTACCAACGGTGGTTGGTCTCCCCTCAGGCTCGCTGGCGAGCATGATGAGACCGGCGAAATTGTCCGCGCCCTGGTAGCCGCTGGCGCCGACGTCAATCTTCAGGACGAACATGATGGTTCCACGCCATTGCATCAGGCCGTGGACATGGCGATCGACGGAACGATTCAGATGAATCGGGCAGAAATTGACTGGACGACCGTTGGGGTTTACCTGGAACTGGGAGCCGACCTCAACATCGCCGATCACCGTGGTAGGACCGCCGCGGATATCGCGGCGGCCTACGGCGACAACGCCGAGCGGTCGTTTGACGAGTTTCTAAGGACCCCAGAGGCGCAGGCTGAATCGGCGTGGCTCCGTCTTGCGCTGCACTGTTTCTGTAGGTCAGGCCTCGGCCTGACGCTGCGCTGCTATCGAGCATCGCAGCGGATCCCTCAGGCCAAGGCCTGA